A genomic region of Hydrogenovibrio crunogenus contains the following coding sequences:
- the rpmC gene encoding 50S ribosomal protein L29, which produces MTSELKEKSVEELREDLLNLLQEQFNLRMQHATGQLSNSAQLKTVRRSVARVKTIIRQKVSK; this is translated from the coding sequence ATGACTTCAGAATTAAAAGAAAAGTCAGTTGAAGAGCTTAGAGAAGATTTACTAAATCTTCTTCAAGAGCAATTTAACTTAAGAATGCAACATGCGACTGGTCAGTTGTCGAATAGCGCACAGTTAAAAACTGTTCGTCGTTCTGTTGCACGAGTTAAAACCATCATTCGTCAAAAAGTGAGTAAATAA
- the rplP gene encoding 50S ribosomal protein L16, with product MLMPKRTKFRKMHKGRNRGLANVGNKISFGEFGLKAMERGRMTSRQIEAARRVMTRKVKRGAKIWIRVFPDKPITNKPLEVRMGKGKGSVEYWVAQVQPGRVLYEMQGVDEVVAREAFELAAAKLPFKTQFVTRTVM from the coding sequence ATGTTAATGCCAAAACGTACAAAATTTAGAAAGATGCATAAAGGACGTAACCGCGGTCTTGCTAATGTTGGTAACAAAATTAGCTTTGGTGAATTCGGTTTGAAGGCAATGGAGCGTGGTCGTATGACTTCACGTCAAATTGAAGCAGCCCGTCGTGTTATGACACGTAAAGTAAAGCGTGGTGCTAAGATTTGGATTCGTGTATTTCCTGATAAGCCGATTACCAATAAACCTCTTGAGGTTCGTATGGGTAAAGGTAAAGGTAGTGTAGAGTACTGGGTTGCTCAGGTTCAACCTGGTCGTGTCCTTTATGAAATGCAAGGTGTTGATGAAGTTGTTGCAAGAGAAGCATTTGAGCTTGCTGCTGCAAAACTTCCTTTCAAAACACAATTTGTAACAAGAACGGTGATGTAA
- the rpsC gene encoding 30S ribosomal protein S3: protein MGQKVHPIGIRLGITKDWNARWYADSKNYSDFLISDIEIRKELNEKLKHASVSQINIERVANGVRVTIHTARPGVVIGKKGEDIEKLKQALIAKTGMPVNINIEEIKKPELDAKLVAEGIAQQLEKRIQFRRAMKRAVSNAMRLGAQGIKVNVSGRLNGAEIARAEWYREGRVPLHTLRADIDYATFEADTTYGKIGVKVWIFKGEKLEKISMVSDDKKQSKGKKGRK from the coding sequence ATGGGTCAAAAAGTACATCCGATTGGGATCCGATTAGGGATTACCAAAGATTGGAATGCTCGCTGGTATGCGGATAGCAAAAACTATTCTGATTTCCTTATCAGTGATATCGAAATCCGAAAAGAGTTAAATGAAAAGCTAAAACATGCTTCAGTGAGCCAAATTAACATCGAACGCGTTGCAAACGGTGTTCGTGTTACTATTCACACCGCTCGTCCAGGTGTTGTGATTGGTAAGAAAGGTGAAGATATTGAAAAATTAAAGCAAGCTTTGATTGCTAAAACTGGGATGCCGGTTAACATTAATATCGAAGAAATCAAGAAGCCTGAATTAGATGCTAAGTTGGTCGCTGAAGGAATTGCACAGCAATTAGAGAAGCGTATCCAGTTCCGTCGTGCTATGAAGCGTGCGGTAAGTAATGCAATGCGTTTAGGTGCGCAAGGTATTAAAGTAAATGTTTCTGGTCGTTTAAATGGTGCAGAAATTGCACGTGCTGAGTGGTATAGAGAAGGACGTGTTCCTCTTCATACACTTCGTGCTGACATTGATTACGCGACTTTCGAAGCAGATACCACTTACGGTAAAATTGGGGTTAAAGTTTGGATCTTTAAAGGTGAAAAGCTAGAAAAAATTTCAATGGTAAGTGATGACAAGAAACAATCTAAAGGCAAGAAAGGCCGTAAATAA